tGTGTAAACACTTTtacttgaaaatgtaataaagtcAGTCCTTTATCTGAAAGTCATGCACTGATTTCTCTTTCACTGTGCCACCTGTACAACTGTTaacaaagtccttttaagacaagtcatgtcactcggcggccatctttgaaacgcctctcgggcatgcaagtgcaactccaATCTCTTTGAATaagggaaacatcaaattctcaaaaactgttcactaatctttcgattaaatttcatatttgaaatcaccaaagaaaacTAGGTCATAAATGTTGTTACCTTTGCTCAAAAAGCgttataaaaagtttatttttcaggctagatcagcaagtgcacatgcgcagtcctaagcgAACAGTGACatgctgactttaccgattagcgattggctccttcattcagaatgCGGAGATTCATgcattgagcggccatattgagcgttgcatttttccccattcaaaactatatgagtgacatgtcttgggtattctatagtctttgctgTTAATGACTAGTCAGAGCTGTCAGGCAGTGGAAGAGAAAAGGAATGCAGGTTTTAGTTTTGCATCATGCTCATCCCATTGGtacaataataaatgattattactttcattatttaaaaaaatatttattataataaatattatattaaataatatagaaatatctttaattgtgtaaAAACATCAAACTGATGGTTCTatgctttttcaaataaaaaaaaataaactggaaaattatttaacataaatgctccttatttatttattttatgtgccAACTTGCATGCATAAAttctctatactgtatataaatgaggTATTGCGTTTTTAACCACTAGAGGGCAATGACTCCATCCACCAGGTCTTTTTCTTTAAGAGTCTTTGGGTTACTGTTTGTGTTTGATTATTTGGTTAGTTTGGTGAGAACAGCATTAAATCTTGAGGTCCAAACTAACCCATCCAACACTAACAGTCAGCTCTGAACAGTCTTTGTTGCTATAAATACAGTGAGGAATTTAACATGATATTTCAGTACTTTACTTACTTTAATTTTACttactttaattaaaaagacatgacatacagccaagtatggtgacccatacttagaattcgtgctctgcatttaacacatccaaagtgcacacacacaccgtgaacacggagcagtgggcagccatttatgagactcgaacccacaaccttagggttgggagtcaaactctctaaccactaggccacgacttcccctaaaaaATTATGCGTGCACGTTTCAggggaaaagaaaaggaaaaagagaaagagagggatgtTATTCTTATTATGGTCAAATAGAGATgagtttaaaaccacaaaaacaacagaatGGGAGAACGAATGACAGaacaagcaaagaaaacaaaaagagaagagTAAGTCCTGTGTAACATCCCAAGCCAAATGAAGATGAGTGAAAGATTAAAGATTTTGTGTCTCAAAGGTTTCATCTTTTTTATGCTACATAACACATCTGCTTTGTTTTGCATTGATGTTCTgtcaaaatttgtttataaaaccattttttatttggAAAGACACTTGAGAAAAACCTTCAGGCGGGACCTCAATAAAACCACAGAGAAAATTTCCAGAAACCAAGCCCACACATTTTTGATTGaatcagtataaatatatataaaatgatcatCTGGATCAAACCCAGGGGTTTATTGatgtattttctatatttctacaAAGATGTTTCACTGAAAACTGTGAGTATATTAACTGCAGCAGTCAAGAGGGATGGGGTTAAACCAGGGATGAGAACTTGAGTGCTGCAGATCAGAGAGCGAGACAGGCAGAGAaactgagaagagagagagagacaatatgTTTTCAGGACTGGCTGATTAACAGTGGGCTTCTGGGGGAGGTATCAGAGAGTGCAAGACCAAAAGAgaggagggagggagaaagagagaggtgtaGATGAATCTTTTTGTAAATTGTATAGAACTGATGATTTTCCTCCTTCTCTCTTCACACTCACACTTCTTTTCGGAGAGCCACTGGGATGTGACAGTAAATCATAGAGAAGATGATTCAAAGACTCACCGGGAAGGACTCAGTGAAACAGAATGCAAGCTGGATGCCACATAAATGAGTGAAACTGGGGTATTATTAACCATAAAGCGTGACTGCTTCAGTTTGGCCTCTGCAGAGCTGGACTCAAACAAGAAAGGTTGGTGGAGACGTACACGGCACAATCTTAAGAAGAGCTTCGAGAAAGGTTCTGTACTTCTGATGGATATCCACGCTGCTTTTCTACATTTGGAGCTCTGAAGCTTGGCTCTGACCTGCTGCTTGACCTTTGCCCTCTGAGTGACCTCTTAAggaatcacaacaataaaacgtGCCTTGGGACTCCAGATCTACAGGTACACTCTAAAAAGAAGATTATTTACTGCTTGTACTAGCTCTGTTTAGAATCTAgtatctacactcttaaaaataaaggttccaaatgttttttttttgtttgtttgtttgtttttgttgttgttgttttagtgtaaagaacattttaataatctaaagaactgttttctattattaggacattttatgcaatggaaaggttccattaATGTCTAAGCTTCCATAGATGCcagtgaagaacctttatttttaagagtgtaaagaaATTTGTTATGCTGGAATGGCTGTTCACTTctttatagaacattaaaaaccatttttttcccccctaattAGCACTTAAGAGGGTTCTGCTACTGTATCAAGCCAAAGAACCCTGGTGCTTTTAGAACCATTTCCTTCTCAAAAGCATTTACTGaagttattattttgtgttttttaagtaaTTCTTCATAATCTAAACGTAATGGAATGAAACCTATTTATCACGGTGAACCGCTATTAAGAGCAGGGATGGAGAGAGTGAGTCTGACATTGAATGTTTGATGATGGGGACATGTGCATGAAAGAACATGTGAGGTTGTGTGATAGTATTGGCTTCAGTCCTGCtcatgcgtgtgtgtttgtgactgaaaTGCATGATTGGCATTATAAAAAAGGGCATAGAAAAGGATCAGCCGCAACTCAGTTCAAAGTGGTGACTGCCCCTCAGAGCACATTAACCCAAGCGGATTTGAGCCTGACAGCCTTTGAGTTTCCCAGTGACCTTCTAATTCTCCACCACTCCTTCATAAACCAATACTAGTGAGTATGATGGCAATGTGTGTGCCTATAATTGAGGGCTGGAGTATAGTTATAATTATGATTAGGGTAGGGTTTGGTTAGGGTTAATGTTATGGAAGGTTTATGCTATTATAATAAGATTAGGTTAGGTTTATTTGTTGTAACTGTAATTGTCCTACATTAACAGCAGTGGGTGTGAATGGGAAATACTTGAGTGTAAGGTACACTtgactgtgttgtgtgtgtatttgatggAGCTGAAGTCAGACTCAAAGCATTATGTGAAGACAGCCATCAGAGAATTTAGTCACTGATATGGTTGAACTGTGCAACCACACTTCAAACCTCAGCTATGTATTGTAACACGAGTCTGACCCAACAGTCCTAAACCACAGAAATTCCATCTACTCTCACTGATATAGATACCCATATACCACATGGTGACAAGCATGGTACAGGCATGGCACTTCATACTGTACCCTTAGCCTGTGCTTTAGCTAAAATCTAATCTATATTCATCTGAAGTTTGAAAACCTCTTTGTACAATATTACTATTCCTAAATGCATTTTGGCTCTTTGTTGATGGccacttctttctttcttataggtgttttaaaaacatctgGAAGTGGACATAATATTAAAAGCAACATTTGATAGCTTGTCCTATGATGAAGTTTAATTCTTGCTGCCATTTCTTGGTGTTTCCTCAGGAACGCATCTGGCAGCTTGTGGGTGAAACCTCTCATAATCATAGTcttttcaatattttctatatagAGATATGTGCCCACCACCGCTGGCGTTAAATTGATTCTTTAATCAGAAATGATACCTtctgcaattgtgactttttggtTAATAATGGCATGGCagctgaatttgaaaaaaaaatatatatacatatatatttagcaTGTTAGAGCTTTCCTTATATCAGAAATGTAatgctaatttaattttattaatttattcaaatttcatttcaataatttttCTATCCTAGCGTAACATGCAGAGAAAACTAAAGTAAGCCAAGTGTAGGTTAATTCCCCCAAAAGTGTGAAAAGCTAGATGCAATCAAAACATTGTTCCATTTGACCAACCAATAGCAGAAGGAAACATGTTAGAGGAAATTTGTTTGAATGCAGTAAttattttttggaaacacacttcagctcatatgtgtttgtgtgtaaatgttgcATAAGTATTCTGTAAAGAGATTGTCTTGTGGCAGAGGGAGGTACATAATTGCTGTGATGATAACTCCTGTCAAATTCATAATTTTGTGGCGCCAGTGTGcatgatgtttgtgtgttttaatatgtgtatgggtgtgagatagagagagagcttCAGGGTTTGACATGTGTGACTGGTGTTTTGGGTTGGAGATGTTGTGGAAGTGTGAGGGAAGGCTCGCTGTGGGTTTTGAAAGTGGTTGGTCAAATACTGGTATCGCTGGCTGTGCATGCTGGCTTTTGCTCAATGAGAGATGCTGGTACTTGtggtttggttgttttttattgcTTCATTGATTCTCTTACATCAGTCATTTGGCTTAAACAGTTTTTAGCAGCTGTGCTCTGTCGGATTTGCAACAAAGTTGtggtgaaatatatttgatttgagaACCATCATGGaaccataattatatatatatatatatatatatatatatatatatactcgttATCCAAGGGttcgttaatatatatatatatatatatatatatatatatatatatataaaaatattttagggtAAATCACAAATCATCCTGGAAATTAGAAAggagcttaaagggttagttcacccaaaaatgaaaattagcctgtgttttaccctcaaagcatcctaggtgtatgtgactttcttctttcagatgaatccagttggagttatattaaaaaattgtcctggcccctccaagcctttcaatgaGGGTAAGCAGGTGTtggttgtcaacagttcagaagacatgaaataaaGTGTGTGCAACCGTAATAAAACatccctcacatggctccgggggatAAATAAAGGCCTCCCGTAGctaatccatgcatttttgtaagataaatatccatatttcaaatgtaataaatgtaataaaaatggcaGTGAAAGTGCAGCAAATGCAGTCAAGTCTATGCTGTATATTCACACTATTTTTAACAGTGTGGATGATCTGTCTTTGACTTTCTCACATACACAGACCGATGGGGGAGAGATAGAaggtttgtgtttattttcttgcATATGTTCCAACTAGACACTGTCATTATCTCCAAACCACAATTTTTCTCAGGGGAGATTTATAGCCCCTCTGTCTGTgaacgtctgtgtgtgtgtgattcacttTCACAATCTGAAATGTGTTTCAGGTATAGACAAGTGAGCttggtggtgtgtttgtgtatgtatgtcaCAGTCCTCTGAGTCACTGTCATATCCTGGCATTCCCTGTTTCTTCACACATAATCTTGAGCCACCAGTAAACCAGGCCTTAGTCAGCCTGTGGTCATCTAAATGAGAGAAACCCAAAACTGCTAAACTTTCCATATCCTAATCTAGTAATGTTCACATGGTGCTCTCCCCACTGTTTACTTGTCCTCTGCATATCTCACCACCGGCATAAGCAAAGCCCACATTATTTAACCCTGCCTCACCAGAGACATAAAGGCCACTTCCTCGTAACCTCATGGCTTCAGTAGTGTTTCCTTTTGATGGGCGGCCCTGTTTATTTGCATGAGCATTCTGGTGTAAAAGTAAACAGCATTAATGGCTGCCAGCGACACTGATGGACGGAGATCCGGATGATTAATCCATTCCTTCTGCCACCGTGTGAGTCACAGTTAGCTGTAGCCTCAGAAGTAGCCAATTCTCCCCAGATTTATAGAGCTTAAAGGTACAGTTATCCTCTAttgtatatctttttttcttttttttttactcatctcTGTGGTGTTTCAAAAAAGAATTTCTGAAGACTGTATTGGTCACACTTTTCCATTCAGTTTCCACAAAGAATCTAGGCTGaaactttcaagcttcaaaaaggagcaaaagcaccataaagtatcataaaagagTTCTGTATGACTGGTGTGTTATACTGTATTTgatgtcttctgaagtcatacaatagcttaATGTGAGAAATGGatttatattgaaattatatttttttaaaaataaaaataaaaaataaaactccagTGAGCTGCAATTACCATGTCAGTAAAATTGAGCTGGAGAATCTGATAAGtccagaaagtcatacagatttggaatgactgaaagtgagtaaattataagttttaatttttggatgaacaattcctcaaataaatcaaaaggtacctctttttgaaaataaataaataaataaataataaataaatgtttaaacataaaCCTTACTGATAAGGATTGttatttgtgtgcatgtatgGTTTCTACATTTTAGTGAAGGTTTGTTTTCTTGACTTGAAATGTTGctcaacttttcttttttatcatgtGAAAAAGAGTTTAATAGTTCTTTATGTAACTTTCTGGTGTTGTTAAGCTCCAGGCTTTCTGTGAGCTCTTCTGGTTGGTCTGTCCTGAAAAACATCCATATCCTTTAAAAATGCCGCAGGAACATAAAACAATTCTATTAAAAGTCTATGTcttttaaatacatgaaatacaacTGTGCCTTATTCCCAATCTACCTAGCAGACAAGATGAAAGAGGTTGTTGGCCATGAGAGGAAAGAGAACATGAATGAAACAGGCAATGCCAGTGGTTGTAGAAAATCAGAAATGTCAGAGGTTATCTAAAGCAAAACTGACAGAGGGCGCCATGATAAACAAGATAGAGAGTTCAGACCAAAGACAGGGTTTAACTTTATCAGCATTACATAAGAACTGCTGCTTTTTAAGATTAGACAAACTGCTGTAAAACTGCAGTCGCTGGTCTATTCAACCTCAAATTCCAAAAAGTACCATGTTTTCACTATGGTTGTACAGATAGGCCTATGTCATGATAAACTGTGGATATGTACCTAATACCTCACAATAATCATTTGCTGTACCTTGGAATAACTTGCAATATCTGATACCATCACGTTTTGCAAGGGTAAATTACAAGTAATGAGTACAAGACTGTTTGTTTCCATGTTTTACAAATGACCATCTGTAAACAGTGCTTACACATTTGCCTAGGCTAATAATCGTGGGAAtggtgtcctttttttttttttttttttttttgtttttttattttttttttttggtagggtAGTAGGAGTGATGGAAGAAGTAGTGGGGGGGGTGTTCTGGAAAGGTCCACGAGCCATGACTCAAACTCGGTACACCCAATGTGCAATGGCGATACATGTCGGCATGCTGCCCACGAGGCTATCAGTACCGACGAGCTGATTCCGGACGAATGAATCTTATGAGTGGGCTCGTTTTAGTGAGTCAGAAACATACAGAGTGAACAGTGTATGATTCggttctttttcctttttttaatagtaaaaaaatcaGGTTAGTGGCTACTAGTTTTTCATCTATGCTTCATGTGGTAAGTGAATCAAAGTCATGCAAATTAACCAGTCTTGCCTGAATTCTTTTTGTCTGAATAAATGCTGGTTATAGTGAATAAAAAGCAAAGTTTACAAATTGGACAGTTCAGTATGATGACAAACTATTCATTTGACAATGTCTACATTCATATCCCTAACAGAAGCATTAAAGTTTCTCCCTATTTTGAATCTTTTCTCAGGATGTTCTGGAAGCTGGCAATACCTGCCATTTTGGCATGGACCCTTTTTCTATCCACAGAGACCAAGAGGACACGCCCCCAAGGTTCTATCCCCTCCCCTTACAAgctaaaaggcaatgatttatcATCACCAACCCACACACTAGCATCACTGCCCCAGCATACATCTGCACGACGACAGAAAGGCAAACATGACATGTTGTCATCGAGTCATGAGGCCCTGGTGGTCACTGAGAGGAAGTACCTGAAGAGCGACTGGTGTAAAGCACAGCCATTACGTCAAACAGTGAGTCTGGAGGGCTGCCTGAGCCAAACAGTCATCAACAGGTTCTGCTACGGCCAGTGTAACTCCTTCTACATCCCACGCCACCTGACATCTCAAACCTCACATCGAAGTCGAAAAACATCCTCCATGCCAGACCACAACACTTCATTCCAGTCTTGTGCGTTCTGCCGGCCAAGCCGGATAACCACGGTCACTGTAAGGCTTCACTGTCCTGGGCTACAGCCACCGTACCGGCAACGAAAATTGCAGCGGATCAAGCAGTGCAAATGTGTGTCTGTTAACATCAGTGCTTTGTACTGAGAAGGCACACATATGAAACAATGCTTTACAGTGTTCCTTTTGGAAAGACTAGGGCCACCCAACAATTAATGTGTGAAATGTGCCAAAGACAACAGCTAATCAGAAGACTGGCCACCTTCATTATGTCTGGAGTGTACCAAGTTTGCTACCCAGGAATCCTTAATAGCAGCCGAGCAGCGATGGAACACAAAGctggatttttcttctttttggacAAATATAATGAAGCTGAGAGTTCAATTACATACACGACTGAAACAGTAAATAACGTTTGTGTGTTTTAAGTGAACAGTGTTTGACCTTTTCTTTAACAAAACATGGAGCGTCTGTATTCCAGCGATCTCCTGCTTTACCTCAGCAATGCTGATTCTCTGTAGAGTGCAACAGTCAGGGTTCCAGAAGTAAAATTATGTCATTGGGATTGTAGTCATTTTTCTCATTCAAATTAAGTGCACAGTTCATgtctttttcaaatgttttttttttttcttcatgattcaCTTCTTAGCTGGTTGGTTTAACTCTTTaacaaaaacgtttaaaaaaaatccctgtatGAAAAATGAATGTAAGAAATACTTTTGGAACCAAGGCTGCTGAAATATTAGGAGgtcactgttgcactctattagTCTTGATACTTGAGAACAGTGGAAACGGTCTGATCACAATCTATCTTCACCATCTTGTATTACCTACCCAGCTGTTGTATATATCAGAGCAAATGAAGGACAGAAGAAGACATGAAAGGATGCTGGGTGACTTTGGACCTTATCAACAGGAAATTAGAGGGGGGTGCTATATTTTGACTAAGGACAGGCTGTCAGTTGGGGATAAACTATATTTTGACTTTGATTAAGCCTGTAAAGAGTTTGAGCCTTACTGTTGTTATGATGAGACACAATGTGCACAACATAAACTGAGATTCATAATggtttaaatgctttgttttgttttaattaatgtatttatttaaatagatagAAATGTCTGTGCAGATAAAGGAAATTATATGACAAAGCAGCCATAGAAAAtctatgaatataaaaatatataataaacttgtcttctaaaaataaatctattatttcacaataaaatatgatttttgcttttttattattattttttttctatgcacctttgtgtttgtaattgttttctACAATTTCTCCAAAAGGGAACGATAACATTCATATGGCAGCTGCTTCAGTTCATTAACACATCACACAAAGAAATAGCACAGCAATGATCAAGCAAAAAATACAAAGCTGCCAGCCTCTttaattgaaaatacatttaggtAAATTAAAGGTTATTGGACACAGTGAACTACTGACAACAGCTGTGGACACAAAATAATAATGGCATAAatcataatatttgcatatgtttCTCAACAACCTTTCATTAAACACCTGACAGTTTAGTTGGAACAGAGAAACTCACAACATATCACTCAATTTTGTGTAAATTTCATAGGCTGAGGTATAGAAACACCTGTAGAAGAAACTATGAATGcagattattataaaatgtacacCTGAAGAATTAGATGGCTGTGGCTCTTCATATATGAATCACCAAAAATACACTCTTTTATGACTCTACACATGTCACAGAGTCAAACATAACCAGAGATTGTCATTTCTTTATGTATTCAGTTATTCCATTTTCATAAATGTCATTGCCAGGTCAGcaataacaaacattatttagAGGCAGATGATGTGTTCTAGCAGACCTAGAAACTTGTAAATGATCATAATATGGGCACTTTAAGCTTTGATTGTCTTCATATGAAACTACAAAATTCTGACCTTGTTCACATTCATAATGCAAACTTCCTCATGGCTATTATTCTTATATTGAAGTAACTGTTaagtagaaaaagaaagaaacaagagtTTTGTGGGATTCGTTATAGCAGAAATTCACATCTTCTGTCCCAGCTTGGCTTTCTGAGTGAGAGACGAAACAGAAAAACATCATGGTTGCCATTAGAAGTTA
The sequence above is drawn from the Cyprinus carpio isolate SPL01 chromosome A17, ASM1834038v1, whole genome shotgun sequence genome and encodes:
- the LOC109104042 gene encoding gremlin-2-like; the encoded protein is MFWKLAIPAILAWTLFLSTETKRTRPQGSIPSPYKLKGNDLSSPTHTLASLPQHTSARRQKGKHDMLSSSHEALVVTERKYLKSDWCKAQPLRQTVSLEGCLSQTVINRFCYGQCNSFYIPRHLTSQTSHRSRKTSSMPDHNTSFQSCAFCRPSRITTVTVRLHCPGLQPPYRQRKLQRIKQCKCVSVNISALY